From the genome of Rhineura floridana isolate rRhiFlo1 chromosome 7, rRhiFlo1.hap2, whole genome shotgun sequence, one region includes:
- the NPM3 gene encoding nucleoplasmin-3 isoform X5 encodes MASCLDLETFVDGVKPPVCTSSFVFGELRRIGILLSGNWDRRPCLRDGLIGCELNSSARSYTFKVSEEDDSDHILSLNMVCLSEGAKDECNIVEVVGHDYHNHEIVVPVANLKLSCQPWLCLEDFQLQPPVTFRLCSGSGPVHLAGQHRICAADFLLPEMQCY; translated from the exons ATGGCTTCCTGCTTGGATCTGGAGACCTTCGTAGATGGAGTTAAACCGCCGGTTTGCACCAGCAGCTTCGTGTTCGGCGAGTTAAGGAGGATTGGCATTTTACTGTCTGGAAATTGGGACCGGCGTCCATGTTTGAGGGATGGGTTGATAG GATGCGAGTTGAACAGCAGTGCCCGATCCTACACTTTTAAAGTATCTGAAGAGGATGATTCTGATCATATCCTATCTCTGAATATG GTTTGCCTGTCAGAAGGGGCCAAGGATGAGTGCAATATTGTGGAGGTTGTGGGGCATGACTATCACAACCACGAGATTGTTGTGCCAGTGGCCAACCTGAAGCTGTCGTGTCAGCCCTGG TTGTGTTTGGAAGATTTTCAGCTGCAACCCCCGGTGACCTTCCGCCTATGCTCAGGATCTGGCCCTGTTCACCTTGCAGGACAACACCGTATCT GTGCTGCTGATTTTCTTCTTCCTGAAATGCAGTGCTACTAA
- the NPM3 gene encoding nucleoplasmin-3 isoform X4, translated as MASCLDLETFVDGVKPPVCTSSFVFGCELNSSARSYTFKVSEEDDSDHILSLNMVCLSEGAKDECNIVEVVGHDYHNHEIVVPVANLKLSCQPWLCLEDFQLQPPVTFRLCSGSGPVHLAGQHRIFHRKDLSDDKFSEEDEEDFSEDEESIEEEEELSPIKPAKKQCKS; from the exons ATGGCTTCCTGCTTGGATCTGGAGACCTTCGTAGATGGAGTTAAACCGCCGGTTTGCACCAGCAGCTTCGTGTTCG GATGCGAGTTGAACAGCAGTGCCCGATCCTACACTTTTAAAGTATCTGAAGAGGATGATTCTGATCATATCCTATCTCTGAATATG GTTTGCCTGTCAGAAGGGGCCAAGGATGAGTGCAATATTGTGGAGGTTGTGGGGCATGACTATCACAACCACGAGATTGTTGTGCCAGTGGCCAACCTGAAGCTGTCGTGTCAGCCCTGG TTGTGTTTGGAAGATTTTCAGCTGCAACCCCCGGTGACCTTCCGCCTATGCTCAGGATCTGGCCCTGTTCACCTTGCAGGACAACACCGTATCT TTCACAGAAAGGATCTCTCGGATGATAAGTTCAGTGAAGAGGATGAGGAGGATTTTAGTGAGGATGAGGAGTCcatagaagaggaggaagagctcTCCCCTATCAAGCCAGCCAAGAAGCAATGTAAATCTTAG
- the NPM3 gene encoding nucleoplasmin-3 isoform X1 → MASCLDLETFVDGVKPPVCTSSFVFGELRRIGILLSGNWDRRPCLRDGLIGCELNSSARSYTFKVSEEDDSDHILSLNMVCLSEGAKDECNIVEVVGHDYHNHEIVVPVANLKLSCQPWLCLEDFQLQPPVTFRLCSGSGPVHLAGQHRIFHRKDLSDDKFSEEDEEDFSEDEESIEEEEELSPIKPAKKQCAADFLLPEMQCY, encoded by the exons ATGGCTTCCTGCTTGGATCTGGAGACCTTCGTAGATGGAGTTAAACCGCCGGTTTGCACCAGCAGCTTCGTGTTCGGCGAGTTAAGGAGGATTGGCATTTTACTGTCTGGAAATTGGGACCGGCGTCCATGTTTGAGGGATGGGTTGATAG GATGCGAGTTGAACAGCAGTGCCCGATCCTACACTTTTAAAGTATCTGAAGAGGATGATTCTGATCATATCCTATCTCTGAATATG GTTTGCCTGTCAGAAGGGGCCAAGGATGAGTGCAATATTGTGGAGGTTGTGGGGCATGACTATCACAACCACGAGATTGTTGTGCCAGTGGCCAACCTGAAGCTGTCGTGTCAGCCCTGG TTGTGTTTGGAAGATTTTCAGCTGCAACCCCCGGTGACCTTCCGCCTATGCTCAGGATCTGGCCCTGTTCACCTTGCAGGACAACACCGTATCT TTCACAGAAAGGATCTCTCGGATGATAAGTTCAGTGAAGAGGATGAGGAGGATTTTAGTGAGGATGAGGAGTCcatagaagaggaggaagagctcTCCCCTATCAAGCCAGCCAAGAAGCAAT GTGCTGCTGATTTTCTTCTTCCTGAAATGCAGTGCTACTAA
- the NPM3 gene encoding nucleoplasmin-3 isoform X3: MASCLDLETFVDGVKPPVCTSSFVFGCELNSSARSYTFKVSEEDDSDHILSLNMVCLSEGAKDECNIVEVVGHDYHNHEIVVPVANLKLSCQPWLCLEDFQLQPPVTFRLCSGSGPVHLAGQHRIFHRKDLSDDKFSEEDEEDFSEDEESIEEEEELSPIKPAKKQCAADFLLPEMQCY; this comes from the exons ATGGCTTCCTGCTTGGATCTGGAGACCTTCGTAGATGGAGTTAAACCGCCGGTTTGCACCAGCAGCTTCGTGTTCG GATGCGAGTTGAACAGCAGTGCCCGATCCTACACTTTTAAAGTATCTGAAGAGGATGATTCTGATCATATCCTATCTCTGAATATG GTTTGCCTGTCAGAAGGGGCCAAGGATGAGTGCAATATTGTGGAGGTTGTGGGGCATGACTATCACAACCACGAGATTGTTGTGCCAGTGGCCAACCTGAAGCTGTCGTGTCAGCCCTGG TTGTGTTTGGAAGATTTTCAGCTGCAACCCCCGGTGACCTTCCGCCTATGCTCAGGATCTGGCCCTGTTCACCTTGCAGGACAACACCGTATCT TTCACAGAAAGGATCTCTCGGATGATAAGTTCAGTGAAGAGGATGAGGAGGATTTTAGTGAGGATGAGGAGTCcatagaagaggaggaagagctcTCCCCTATCAAGCCAGCCAAGAAGCAAT GTGCTGCTGATTTTCTTCTTCCTGAAATGCAGTGCTACTAA
- the NPM3 gene encoding nucleoplasmin-3 isoform X2 produces the protein MASCLDLETFVDGVKPPVCTSSFVFGELRRIGILLSGNWDRRPCLRDGLIGCELNSSARSYTFKVSEEDDSDHILSLNMVCLSEGAKDECNIVEVVGHDYHNHEIVVPVANLKLSCQPWLCLEDFQLQPPVTFRLCSGSGPVHLAGQHRIFHRKDLSDDKFSEEDEEDFSEDEESIEEEEELSPIKPAKKQCKS, from the exons ATGGCTTCCTGCTTGGATCTGGAGACCTTCGTAGATGGAGTTAAACCGCCGGTTTGCACCAGCAGCTTCGTGTTCGGCGAGTTAAGGAGGATTGGCATTTTACTGTCTGGAAATTGGGACCGGCGTCCATGTTTGAGGGATGGGTTGATAG GATGCGAGTTGAACAGCAGTGCCCGATCCTACACTTTTAAAGTATCTGAAGAGGATGATTCTGATCATATCCTATCTCTGAATATG GTTTGCCTGTCAGAAGGGGCCAAGGATGAGTGCAATATTGTGGAGGTTGTGGGGCATGACTATCACAACCACGAGATTGTTGTGCCAGTGGCCAACCTGAAGCTGTCGTGTCAGCCCTGG TTGTGTTTGGAAGATTTTCAGCTGCAACCCCCGGTGACCTTCCGCCTATGCTCAGGATCTGGCCCTGTTCACCTTGCAGGACAACACCGTATCT TTCACAGAAAGGATCTCTCGGATGATAAGTTCAGTGAAGAGGATGAGGAGGATTTTAGTGAGGATGAGGAGTCcatagaagaggaggaagagctcTCCCCTATCAAGCCAGCCAAGAAGCAATGTAAATCTTAG